One window of the Chryseobacterium camelliae genome contains the following:
- a CDS encoding FdhF/YdeP family oxidoreductase — protein sequence MENNGLNKKTDHPSSQSPSAESPYKLLDLKLESPKKWAAGVPAVMHSLEQLVRDASVLRGGRALFSMNQFDGFDCPSCAWPDPDHDRSKIAEYCENGAKALAEEATSKTIGAEFFSEHSVYDLAKMTDYQISQLGRISEPMYLPKGGTHYQPVSWDDAFTKIAEKLNGLDSPDEAIFYTSGRTSNEATWVYQLFGREFGTNNFPDCSNMCHETSGYALTRSIGFGKGSVKLEDFYESDLIIIIGQNPGTNSPRMLSALTKGKKNGAKIMAINPLPEAGLMGFKDPQKPLAAITKPFELSDLYLPVKINGDMALLKALQILVLEEEENNPGKVIDHNFVRDKTAGFDALVEELKRYDLNFLAAECGIPVEKLREAAQMIAARKRIIICWGMGITQQHNGVDMIYNIVNLLLMKGSIGIKGGGVCPVRGHSNVQGNRTLLVNHKPTEEQLDTLEKFYGFKVPRQDGYDVVKAIKAMHEGTVKFMFCMGGNLLSAAPDTTYTAEAMRKLEMSVMVSIKLNRGHLIHGKEALILPVISRSEKDIVNGKLQHISTENSMGVVEWSRGVLEPVSEHLINETHVACRMAKAVLGERSVIDWDRFINSYDAIRDDVSQCIPGFEHYNERVVQKGGFYLPNNPRDGKFSSEHFPGKAAFNITPVPDNSLADDEYLMATTRTHDQFNTVVYGLDDRYRGIFNERRIVMMNELDIEKAGLKEGDKVDLFNYDDGIERIAPLFIVVKYQIPQKSTMTYFPETNVLVSINNVVDGANMPASKYVRIKIRKHYPEHYQQMDEDIVAATGTNTAE from the coding sequence ATGGAAAATAACGGATTGAATAAAAAAACAGATCATCCCTCCAGCCAGTCACCATCCGCAGAATCACCATATAAACTGCTGGACCTGAAGCTGGAATCCCCTAAAAAATGGGCGGCAGGTGTCCCGGCAGTCATGCATTCGCTGGAGCAGCTGGTACGCGATGCTTCCGTACTCCGCGGTGGCAGGGCATTGTTCAGCATGAACCAGTTTGACGGTTTCGACTGTCCAAGCTGTGCATGGCCGGATCCTGATCACGACCGTTCAAAGATCGCGGAATACTGCGAGAACGGAGCGAAAGCGCTTGCTGAAGAAGCCACCTCCAAAACCATCGGGGCCGAATTTTTCAGTGAACATTCAGTCTATGACCTGGCAAAAATGACGGATTATCAGATCAGCCAGCTGGGAAGGATCTCGGAACCCATGTACCTTCCGAAAGGAGGTACCCATTATCAGCCGGTCAGCTGGGATGATGCCTTCACTAAAATTGCAGAAAAACTAAACGGCCTGGATTCTCCGGACGAAGCCATATTTTATACCTCCGGGAGGACCAGCAACGAAGCGACCTGGGTGTACCAGCTGTTCGGGCGGGAATTCGGGACCAATAATTTCCCCGACTGTTCCAATATGTGCCATGAAACCTCCGGGTATGCACTCACCAGAAGCATCGGATTCGGAAAAGGTTCCGTAAAGCTCGAAGATTTTTATGAATCCGATCTCATCATCATCATAGGACAGAATCCGGGAACCAATTCCCCAAGGATGCTTTCAGCCCTTACCAAAGGGAAAAAGAACGGTGCCAAAATTATGGCCATTAACCCGCTTCCGGAAGCCGGACTGATGGGATTCAAGGATCCGCAGAAACCACTTGCGGCGATCACCAAACCTTTTGAACTGTCAGACTTATATTTGCCGGTAAAAATTAACGGCGATATGGCTTTGCTGAAAGCTTTACAGATCCTGGTGCTGGAAGAAGAGGAGAACAATCCGGGCAAAGTCATCGACCATAATTTCGTCAGAGATAAAACAGCCGGATTTGATGCGTTAGTGGAAGAGCTCAAACGCTACGACCTTAACTTCCTCGCTGCTGAGTGTGGTATTCCGGTTGAAAAACTCAGGGAAGCAGCACAGATGATCGCGGCCAGGAAACGGATCATCATTTGCTGGGGAATGGGTATTACCCAGCAGCATAACGGCGTAGACATGATCTATAATATCGTCAACCTGCTTCTGATGAAAGGAAGCATCGGAATCAAAGGCGGAGGAGTCTGCCCGGTCCGCGGGCACAGCAATGTCCAGGGCAACAGGACGCTGCTGGTGAATCACAAGCCTACGGAAGAACAGCTGGATACCCTGGAAAAATTCTATGGATTTAAAGTGCCGCGCCAGGACGGCTATGATGTGGTGAAAGCCATTAAAGCCATGCATGAAGGAACAGTGAAATTCATGTTCTGCATGGGCGGTAACCTCCTGTCGGCAGCACCGGATACTACGTATACCGCTGAAGCCATGCGCAAGCTGGAAATGTCGGTGATGGTCTCTATCAAACTCAACCGCGGCCACCTGATCCACGGCAAAGAAGCGCTGATCCTGCCGGTTATTTCCAGAAGTGAGAAAGATATCGTTAACGGAAAACTCCAGCATATCAGCACCGAGAATTCCATGGGCGTAGTGGAATGGTCACGAGGGGTCCTGGAACCCGTTTCAGAACACCTGATCAATGAGACCCACGTCGCATGCCGGATGGCGAAAGCCGTATTGGGGGAACGTTCCGTCATCGACTGGGACCGGTTCATCAACAGCTATGATGCCATCCGCGATGATGTTTCCCAATGCATCCCCGGATTCGAGCATTATAATGAAAGGGTCGTACAGAAAGGAGGATTCTACCTGCCGAACAATCCGCGGGACGGAAAATTCAGCAGCGAACATTTCCCCGGAAAGGCAGCGTTCAACATTACTCCGGTTCCTGACAATTCTCTCGCAGATGACGAGTACCTGATGGCCACCACCCGTACCCACGACCAGTTCAATACCGTCGTTTATGGCCTTGATGACCGCTACCGCGGGATTTTCAACGAACGGAGGATCGTGATGATGAATGAACTGGATATCGAAAAGGCCGGATTAAAAGAAGGCGACAAAGTAGACCTCTTCAATTATGATGACGGGATCGAACGGATTGCTCCACTGTTCATCGTTGTTAAATACCAGATTCCCCAGAAAAGTACCATGACCTATTTCCCTGAAACCAATGTTTTGGTTTCCATCAATAACGTTGTTGACGGGGCCAATATGCCGGCATCCAAATACGTACGCATCAAAATCCGGAAACACTATCCTGAACACTATCAGCAAATGGATGAGGACATTGTGGCGGCTACGGGAACAAATACGGCTGAGTAG
- a CDS encoding DUF7009 family protein, translating to MKIRIKDNSLRFRLTQSEVTELSKNGMVSGYTEFPGSTLIYAIERTEDETISADFTDSRIVLKMPAAMVGEWVTTDKVGFNGQSGKISLLVEKDFVCLDNTLEDQSDNYPNPNAKC from the coding sequence ATGAAAATAAGAATTAAAGACAATAGCTTAAGATTCCGCCTCACACAGTCGGAGGTAACGGAACTGAGTAAGAACGGAATGGTTTCCGGCTATACGGAATTTCCGGGCAGCACATTGATATATGCGATTGAAAGAACAGAAGATGAAACCATTTCAGCCGATTTCACAGACAGCAGGATAGTCCTAAAAATGCCGGCCGCTATGGTCGGGGAATGGGTTACCACGGATAAGGTAGGATTCAACGGGCAGTCCGGAAAGATCAGCCTGCTGGTAGAAAAGGATTTTGTGTGCCTGGACAATACCCTGGAAGACCAGAGCGACAACTACCCGAATCCGAATGCCAAATGCTAA